One genomic segment of Candidatus Baltobacteraceae bacterium includes these proteins:
- a CDS encoding YbfB/YjiJ family MFS transporter, with product MSLRGGPRVLVFWSSAVFALQIGVARLGYGLALPAIRTALHGDYTLYGTINAASLGGYLAGALIAPLVIRHIRQAVLWSGVIAGAALVVSGFAGDSLVFGAARTLFGFASGVCLVAAAVQTLESVEASKRGGASAVMWGGIGIGMVLSAFGADWLLRGLDWRIASFGTGVVTALIGIGYGAAARRLPASAPTTPVAAHRSLSLRQFGFLSLAYFSFGFAYIAYATFIVASIDGRLGVRGGQATIEFLWGLYGIASVIGTMSIGRILHRPIGRGAMIFAALAGATGCALASLAPGAAVPSAFLVGLGLTATPAAATAFARARSTPSTAAVAIAAVTVAVGIGQLIGPVAAGVAADRFGLNSVVLVACAVYSLGVLFSALDAAIALRH from the coding sequence TCGACTCGGATACGGCCTTGCGCTGCCTGCGATCCGGACGGCGCTTCACGGCGATTACACGCTCTACGGAACGATCAACGCGGCGAGTCTGGGTGGCTATCTAGCCGGTGCGCTGATCGCGCCGCTGGTGATCCGGCACATACGCCAGGCGGTGCTATGGAGCGGCGTCATCGCCGGTGCGGCGCTCGTCGTCTCGGGATTCGCCGGTGATTCGCTCGTCTTCGGCGCGGCACGCACGCTCTTCGGATTTGCCAGCGGCGTCTGCCTCGTCGCCGCGGCAGTTCAAACGCTCGAATCCGTCGAGGCGTCAAAACGCGGCGGTGCAAGTGCGGTCATGTGGGGCGGCATCGGCATCGGAATGGTTCTCTCGGCGTTCGGCGCCGATTGGCTCCTTCGCGGACTCGATTGGCGTATCGCTTCGTTCGGTACCGGCGTGGTGACGGCACTGATCGGCATCGGTTACGGCGCTGCGGCCCGCCGATTGCCCGCGAGCGCGCCCACGACACCGGTCGCTGCGCACCGATCGCTGTCACTGCGGCAGTTCGGATTTCTGAGCCTCGCGTATTTTTCGTTCGGCTTTGCGTACATCGCCTACGCGACGTTCATCGTCGCATCGATCGATGGGCGGCTCGGCGTTCGCGGCGGCCAAGCGACGATCGAGTTCCTGTGGGGCTTGTACGGGATCGCAAGCGTCATCGGTACGATGTCGATCGGACGCATTCTGCACCGTCCGATCGGACGCGGCGCCATGATCTTTGCCGCACTTGCCGGCGCTACCGGATGCGCGCTGGCGTCCCTCGCGCCGGGGGCCGCCGTTCCGAGCGCATTCCTCGTGGGTCTGGGTCTGACCGCGACGCCGGCTGCCGCAACGGCGTTCGCGCGCGCCCGCAGTACACCATCCACGGCAGCGGTGGCGATCGCCGCGGTCACCGTCGCGGTCGGCATCGGGCAATTGATCGGTCCGGTCGCAGCGGGCGTTGCGGCCGATCGCTTCGGCCTCAATTCGGTGGTGCTGGTGGCCTGTGCGGTCTATTCGCTCGGCGTACTATTCTCCGCCCTCGACGCCGCCATCGCTCTTAGGCACTGA